The DNA region ACTCCAGCCCTTCCCGGCCCGAGGTGGTGTCGCGGGTGTAGTTGAGGTCCATGAGCAGGAGGTCGTAGCGCTGCGCGCCCATCCGGTCGATGACGTCGCCGACCGAACTGACCAGGTCGGCTTCATGTCCGGCGTCAATCAGCAGGAGCCGCAGGGCCTGCAGGATGTCGAGTTGGTCGTCGGCCACGAGGATTCTGGCTGGGTCCACGGCCGGTCCATCTACAAGGCTCATGCCAGCCGGAAAGTTGGCACGGCTTTTCCTTCTACTAGGGACGAGGAGCGCGACAGCCCGGGGTAGACGGGCCATAATCCCGATAGTGGGACTGGGGGCGTCCCGATTACCGATGTCAGATTCCAGATTGCCGATTACGTCCGGGCGGGTGCTGGTCGCCGATGACCAGTCCGACGTCCTTAATGCGCTGAAGCTGTTGCTTGGCGGGGAGGGGTATGACGTCACGACGGCCCCGTCGCCCCGCGACCTGGTCACGGCGCTTGAGCGGGCGGATTTTGACGTGGCCCTCATCGACCTCAATTACACGCGCGATACGACATCGGGCCAGGAGGGCTTTGCCTTGCTTGACCGCATGAAGGCCATCGACCCCACGCTGCCCGTGTTGGTGATGACCGGGTGGAGCAGTGTGGCCGGGGCGGTGGAAGCCATGCGGCGCGGAGCGCGCGACTACATCGAGAAGCCGTGGGACGACGAGAAGCTGCTCGTGGCCGTCCAGACCCAGCTGGAATTGCGCCGCGCCCTGCGCCGGAGCCGCCGGCTGCAGGAAGAAAACGAGCGTCTGCACAAGCGCGACCTGCCGACGTTTATCGCGCTGGCCCCGGCGATGCGCGCAGTGCGAGACACGATCGAGCGGGTGGCGCCGTCCGATGCCAGTGTGCTCATCACCGGCGAACATGGCACGGGAAAAGAGGTGGTGGCGAGCCTGCTGCACCGCCTGTCGCATCGCTCGTCCAAGCCGCTGGTCACCATGAATGCCGGCGGGTTGTCAGAGGGCGTGGCCGAGAGCGAATTGTTCGGCCACGTCAAAGGGGCCTTTACCGACGCGCGCACGGACCGCATCGGCTGTTTCGAGCTGGCGGACGAGGGCACGTTGTTCCTCGACGAAATTGCGAACATGCCGTCGCGCCTCCAGCCGAAGTTGTTGCGGGTGCTGCAGACGGGTGAGGTGCAGAAGGTGGGGTCGTCGCGGGTCATCTTCGTGAACGTGCGCGTGATTTCTGCCACCAATGCCGACCTGCCTGGTGAGATTGCGGCCGGGCGGTTTCGCGAGGATCTGCTGTACCGCCTCAACACCGTGGTGATCCACCTGCCGCCCCTGCGCGATCGCCCCGAGGACATCGTGCCGCTCGCGGAACACTACCTGGCCCGCTACTCGGATCGGTACAAGCGTTCGTTCGAGGGTTTTGATCGGTCCGCGCGCCAGGCGCTCGAGACGCATCTGTGGCCCGGGAACGTGCGCGAACTGGGGCACGCAATTGAACGCGCCGTGCTGATGGCCCGGTCGGGCGCCATCACGGCGCAGGACCTGGGTGTGCAGGCGGTGCCCGGCGCCGCGCCGACGGCCGGGGACGACATGACGCTGGAGCAGTCCGAAAAAGTCTTCATCCAGAAAGTGCTGGCGAAACACGCCGGCGACGTCCGCAAGGCCGCCGAACAACTGGGCGTCAGCCGTAGCGCGCTGTACCGCCGGCTGCAGTACTTCGGATTGTAGGGATTCCCATGGACCAGCAGGGTAAGAGAGGCGCGCCACAGGCGCGCAACCTGGAACTGGCGATCGCGCTGCTGGTGGTGGGCGGCGCGTTGCCGGCCGTCGGTGTGTCGCTGTGGTTCCTGTGGCAGCAGGGGGGGCCGCCCGAGGTCAAATGGACACTGTCGATCGTGATTCTGGTGGTCTGGATCGCCTCAGGATCGGCAGCGAGGCAGATGGCGACGCGGTCGCTCAACGTCATCGCCAACCTTCTGGCGGCACTCCGGGAGGGCGACTATTCCATCCGCGGGCTGAGTGCGCGGTCCGGCAGTTCCATGGCGATGGTGATGCGCGAGGTCAACGACCTCGGCTCCACCCTGCAGCGCCAGCGCACCGAGGCCGTGGAGTCCACCGTGCTGCTGACGCACGTGATGGAGGAAATCGCGGTGGCGGTGTTCGCCTTCGACCCCATGCACCAGCTTCTCCTCGTCAACAAGGCGGGCGAACGTCTGTTCGGCAAGAGCCAGGCGGATCTGCTCGGCACGCCAGCCACCGGCATGGGGATGGACGAATACCTCACGGGCGAGCCGCGGCGGTTGATTGATCGGGCGATCGGCGGCCGGAAGGGCCGCTACGAGGTGCGGCGCGCGGCCTTCTACCGCGACGGTCGCCCGCATCACCTCATCGTCATCGCCGACCTCAGCCAGGCGCTGCGTGAAGAAGAGCAGGCCGCCTGGCAGCGCATCGTGCGCGTGCTCTCGCACGAAATCAACAACTCACTCACGCCGATCAAGTCGATCGCGCACTCGCTGCGCCGCATCGTTGATCGAGCGGCGACGGGCTTCGAGCGCAGCGACGAGGTCTCGCAGGGACTGTCGCTCATCGAGGAACGATCGGGTGCGTTGGGACGATTCCTGCGCGCTTACGCGCAACTGGCGCGTCTGCCGAAACCCCAACCCAAGCCGCTTTCGGTGACCGAACTGATGATGCGCATTGTCGAGCTCGAGAAGCGCTTGCCCGTGCGCGTCACGTCTTCACCCGAGATTCGACTGGTGGCTGACTCGGATCAACTCGAACAGGCGCTCATTAATCTCGTGCGCAATGCCGTCGACGCCTCGCTCGAGACCAACGGCGGCGTGGCCGTGCGGTGGTCCGTGCAGGGCGACTGGGCCGAGATCGCGATTGATGACGACGGCAAGGGGCTGCCGGATACGTCCAACCTCTTTGTCCCATTCTTCACCACCAAGCCCAACGGATCAGGCATCGGCCTTGCGCTCAGCCGGCAGATCGCGGAAGCGCATGGCGGCACGATTACCCTCGAGAATCGCGTGGGAGCCATTGGGTGCCGGGCGCAGCTGAGGCTGCCGATGAAAACTTAGGAACTTAGGAACTTAGGAACTGGGGAAGTGGGTGCGCTTGGATTTCGTAGCGCGGCCTGGGTCTCAAGGCCGCGGAACTCGGCGCGCTTGAGGCCCAGCGCGCCCTACGTTCGGAGGCCGTGGCTCATTGACCCGAGCCCTTGTTGAATGACACGAGATCCCCCTCGTTGATTTCCGTGAGCGCTGACGTGATGATGAACTCGCCAACAGTGAGGCCGGCCAGAATCTGCGTGAGCTGAGGCGTCGTCAGGCCGACGCGCACGTCGCGGCGCATCACCCGGTTGTCGGTACCGGCCACCATGACATACGACACGCCGCTGACCTTCAGCACCGCATCGGTGGGGACCACCAGCGCTTCGGGCACCGACGCAATGAGGATTTCTGCGAGCACGGCCGTGCCGGCTGGGGGACTTGTGATGCCTGGGGCCAGGGTCAACGTGACCGAGGCGGTGCCCGCGTCAGGTGAGGATGGAGCCGTCACACGCGTCACCGAGGCCGCCATCGGCATTTCGCCCATCGGTGTGACCGTGGCGGTCTGGCCGTTCACGATCTGGCCGAGGTCCTGAACGAGAACGTCCACGGTGATCTGCACGCGAGTGGGGTCGATGATCCGGATCACTGGATCGGTGCCGGTGCCAAGCACGGTGTCGCCCGCGTAGTGCCAGCGGGTCGCAACGACGCCGTCAAACTTCGCGCGAATCGTGGCGCGTTCCTCGGCAACGCGCTCGGACGCCAGAATCTGGCGAGCGGCCGCCAGTTCAGTCTGGGCTCTGGCCAGGTCGCCCTGTGCGGTGTCGAGATCGACACGCGCGGCCAACCCCTGTGCCACAAGCGAGGTGAGCTGGGTGACGCGCGCCCGGGCGGCGTCTGCTCGCGTCAGGACGAGGGCAATTTCCAGTTCAGCGGCATGAATCGCCGCCACGCGGCTTGGGACTTCGAACCGCGCAATGATGTCGCCCACCTTGACAGGGCTGCCCTCGGCCAGCGGCAGTTCCACCACTGTCGACGTCTCCGTTGCGTGCACCGTGAAGTCGCCGTCGGGCATCGGCGTGACGGCCCCGCGCGCACTCACGATGCGGCGCAGCACATTCAGGCGTGCGGGCTCCACCGTCACCTGGATGGCGCCGGTAAGCGCAGCTTCGGGTTCGGGATCGCTGCCGCAGCCTGCTGCGCCCAGCAGCGCGAACCCAACCACAAGCAGCGCGGCCAGCTGACGCCGCGCCGGCCACACCATCGTTGACGCCAGCGACAGCAGCACCGTGATTGACGCACCCGTCACCGCATACCAAGGCCACGCCACGGCCGTGAATGCCCACACCGACCAGACGGTGACCCACGCGACGAGCATCGACAGCGCCACGGGCCAGGCTTCCACGCGACGGCGCATCACGGCCACCAGGAACGCCCCCAGCACCGGACCGGCACCGAGCCCCAGCACCGCAAGACCCGCGTCGAGCACCGACTGGTTGAGCTGCGTGGCCAGCAACGCAATGCCGATTTGCACCATGCCCCAGCCTACCGTAGCCCGATGCGCCACGCGCAACATGTCAGCGTCGCTGGCTTTCGGCTTCCAGTACTTCAGATAGAAGTCATTAACGGTCGTCGCCGCAAGCGAGTTGATCGACGGAGACAACGCCGCTGCCACGATCGCCGCGACGACGAATCCTGCAAAGCCCGCTGGCACGTAGTCGCGCACGAACGCCGGAATCAGCATGTCGGGCCGTCCCAGCGTGGGTGCAGCCACGTGCTGGTAAAACGTGGCGAGCGTGACCCCGATGAACAGGAACAAGCCAAATTGCAGGAATACCAGGATGCCGCTGAGCGAGAGTCCGACTTGTGCCTGTTGACGAGATCGCGCGGTCAGCAACCGCTGCACCAGGAACTGGTCCGTGCCGTGCGTGGCGAGCGTGAGCGCGACGCCGCCGACCAGGCCCGCCCAGAATGTGTACGCGCGGAAGAAATCGAGCCGCAGATCGAACATCACGAATCGCCCGCTGGCCGCACCGAAGTCGAGCACCTCGCGCAGGCCACCAGGCACTCCTGCCAGAGCGAACCAGAACACGATCAGCGCGCCGGCCAGGTACACAAACATCTGGATCACGTCGGTCCAGATGACGGCCGATGCGCCGCCATAAAAGGTGTAGACGATCATCGCGATGCCCAGCACCAGGATGGCGCCCCAGACGGGCACGCCCACGAGTGTGGCCACCACTGCCGATGTGGCAAAGAGGCGGATGCCGTCGGCTGCACTGCGGGTCAGCAGGAACATGGCGGACCCGAGGTTTCGCACCGGGGCACCGAACCGTTCGTGCAACACCTCGTACGACGTCATCAGTTCACGCGCGAAGTACTTCGGAATGAAGATGGCAGAGACGATGAACCGGCCGGCGATGTAGCCGAGCGCGAGTTGCAGGAACGTGAAGTTGCCCCCGGCCGCGTAGGTCTGCGCGGGGATGCCGATGAACGTGAGCGTGCTGGTCTCGGTTGCTACCACGGTGAAACATACCGCCCACCAGGGCACCGAACGGCCGATCAGGAAGTACTCGGACGCCGACGTCTGGCGCTTCGCAAAGCTCGCGCCCAGCCAGACGATCAGGCAGAGATACAGTCCGATGATCCCGTAGTCGAGGCTCGCCACTACGGCCTAAACCACGAGCGCTGTGACCATTTCTTCAACATTTACCGTCAATCTCCGCAGAAGGTACCGAGCAGGTAGTCTACCGTCTGCTCCGGAAATACGACCAGTGCTGAAACTTTCTAACACCTCCTGTGTTTGTCAGGTAATGACCGCTCGCCCGCTGGGCCAGGCATGACCGACGCCCGGGTCTTTGAGGCGTTCCTTCTGGAATACCAGGACATGGTCTATGCCACGGCCTTTCGGCTGTTGGGCAACGCGATGGAGGCGGAAGACGTGGCGCAAACGGTGTTCATGAAGGCGTTTGAGCAGTTCGACCAGGTCGGCACCAGTCCATCGGCGCCCGGCTGGCTCAAGACCGTCACGACCAACGCGTGCCTCAACCACCTCTCGCGCTACCGCAACCGCTGGCGCTTCTTCAGTGAACTGACCAGCGCCGAGGCCCACTCCGTGGACTCCAGGACCTCGGGACCCCAGGACTCCGGAGCCCAGGACCCTGGACCCTGGACCCTGGACCCAGGACCCAAAGACTCCGGGACCCCAGGACTCCTGGACTCCGATAGTTCGCTTGACCTCGCCCTCCGCCGCCTGCCGGCGCACCAACGCGTCCCCATCGTCCTCTTCCATTTTGATGACCTCACTTATCAGCAGATCGCCGAGCGGCTGAACATTTCGCTGGGCAAGGTCAAGACAGACATTCACCGCGGTCGCGAAGCCCTGCGCGCGGCGCTGGCGGCGGCCAACGAAGGAGCGCTTCGATGACTCCCCGTGGAGTCGATTTCGATCCGCAGGATCCGCTGACACGCGCGCTTCGGGCGTTGCCCGAGCCGCGTGCGCCACGCACCCTTGCGCCCCGCGTGATGGCGGCGGTGCATGCGCGGCTCGCCCAACCCGCACCGCGCACCTGGTTTGACTGGCCGCTCGGATGGCGCGTCAGCTCGGCCGCATGCGCCGTGGCCGTGATGGTCGCGCTTGTGCTGGTCTGGCCGATGGCCCTCGCGTGGCTGCAGCCCGCCGCGGACGCGCTCGGCGCTCGCGCTGCCGTCGTCTGGCACAAGGCCGACGTGGTGCTGAGTGTCGCCGGTGTGTTCTTTCGCTCGGTCTGGTATCCGCTTGTATTGCCATTTTTGGTTTTTGTCACGGTGATGACCATCGCGTGCGCCACGCTTGGCGCGATGCTCGGCCGTGTCGCTCTGGGAGGAGCGTCTCGATGAACGTTCGAAAACTCGTCACGATGGCGGTGCTGATTGTGACCGCGGCCGTAACCACAGGGGCGGCGAGCCCGCAGGCGACACGGTCACCGCGTGAGAATCCGCCCACCCAGCGTGGTCAGGACCCCACCAACCCGACGACCCGCCCGCAGCCGGATGGGGCGGCCAACGATCGCTTCGAGCGGGAATTCGGATTCCGGCGCCGTTATTGGCGACCTGTGCTGCGCATCGGACAGGACTATGCGCTCCGGGCCAACGAAGTGGTGCGTGATGTCACGGTCGTCTTCGGCAGCGCCAAAATTGATGGACGAGTCGAAGGTGACCTGGTGGTCATCTTCGGGCCCGTGACTCTCTCAAACACGGCGGTGGTCGAAGGGTCGTTTGTCGTGGTCGGCGGCAACGCCACTGTGCAGGCCGGCGCCATCGTGCGCGACGAGGTCATGGTGATTGGCGCGGGACTGGATGTGCCCGAGAACTTCATCTTCGGCAGCGGACACTTCGTCATTGGCACCCGCGCGCTCGGCGCCTGGATGGAGTCTGTGGTGCCCTGGGTGACCTACGGATTTTTGTGGGGCCGGCCGATTGTCGCCAGCATCGGCTGGGTCTGGAACATCGTCGGTCTCTTCCTGCTTGTCTACCTTCTGATTAACCTGGTGGCGCACGAGCCGGTGACGGCCACGGCGTCTGTGCTTGCCACGCGCCCGCTCGGCAGTTTCATGACCGGGCTTCTCGTGCTGCTGCTGGCCGGACCGGTATCAGCGCTGCTCGCGGTATCAATTATCGGCATTGCCGTGATTCCGTTTGCGTTGGCGGCGCTCGTGGTGGCGGGTCTGGTGGGCCGGGTGGGCGTGTTGCGCGCGATCGGCAACACCGTGATGAGACCCGACGAGCCGGCCAGCCGTTCGCAGGGGCTGCGGTCGTTTGTTATCGGCTTCGCGCTCGTGACGCTCACCTATATGGTGCCGTTGCTGGGGTTTGTGGCGTGGGCGCTGTTCGGCGTCCTGGGTCTTGGCGCAGCCGTCCTCGCATTCCTGACGGCGTGGCGGCGCGAGCATCCGAAGGTTGAAAAGGCGCCGCGGTTCCGCAAGAGTGCGCCTCTTCCCACGCCGCCGGCTGAACCGGCGCCATCGGGTGGGTTCGCATTCGCCGCTCCCGCTGCACCGGTGGTGACTCAAGCGCCGGCCTTTGATGCCGGCCCCACCTCAATGGGCGACGAGCCGGCCGACTCTGGAGGTTGGCAACCGACGATGGATGCCGGAAGCGGTCCCGCAGCTGCCGCCACCATGGCGGGTGCGGCGTTCGCGTCAAACCTGGCGTCGTTCCCCCGTGCGGCGTTCCTCGACCGCGCCGCAGCGTTTGTGGTCGACGTGGTGTTGCTGTTGTTTGTGAGTGAAATATTCGATCGACAGTCCATGTATCGCGATGACGACTTCCTCCTCCCGTTGATGCTGCTGTACTTCATCGGGTTCTGGGTGTGGAAGGGAACAACGATCGGCGGCATCGTCGCCAACCTGCGCGTGGTCAAGACCAATGGGGGCGAACTTTCGTTCCTTGAGGGACTCGTCCGCGGCCTGACGAGCGTGCTGTCGTTTGGTGCCCTCGGCATCGGCGTGTTGTGGATCCTGCGCAGTGACCTGGTCGCCGCCGACGGTCAGCCCGCCCGGCAGGCATGGCACGACCTGGCCGCCGGCACCTATGTGGTGAAGGTGCCCAAGGGGTATCCATTGCCTTGACGGCCGGCTTAGTGGCGAAATGTCACAAATGTCCGAAATGGCGAAATGTCTGCAATGCGCGAATGGCCAAGTGCTCGAATGTCTAATGTGCGCAATGAGCGAATGACCTTGGAGCGGCAGATTTAACCATTGGAGGGCAAAGACATTCCAACATTCTTCCCTGCAATGGTCTTTCCGCATTTCGCCACTTCGGACATTTGTGACATTTCGCCATTACAGCCGCTGCGGCGTCATAATGGCGCCGTAGCGGTGCTAATATGGTTCCATGGCAGCTTCAGTCAGCCTTTCAATCAAGGACGTGCCCTCTGACATGGCCGTGGCTCTCCGCGAGCGGGCGGCGCAGAACCACCGGTCGATTCAGGGAGAGCTCATGGCGATTCTTGAGGAGGCCGTCCGGCCTTCCCGAAATCGTGGCTTCGATCCGGACCGCTTGATTCGGATGGCAGCGGCGTTGGGTCTCAAATCGTCTGAGAGCTCGGTTGACCTCATCCGCGAGATGCGAGACTCGCGGTGAATCGGGTCGTGGCCGACGCCTCGGCGCTGGCGGCGCTCACGTTTCAAGAGCCCGGTGTTGACGAGGTGAAGCTGCGGCTGATGGGCGCACAGGTCTTTGCGCCTCGACTCCTCCAGTTCGAAATGGCCAACGTGGCGTGGAAGCGAATTCGGCGCGAGCCTGAAGACGCCCTGGCCACCATGACCCTCCTGCAAGCGGCACTTGGCGAGGGAAGCGGCATCGAGTGGATGGACGTGAACGTCACGGACGTCGTCCTCATCGCACAGGCCACCGGGCTCACGGCATACGACGCGAGTTATCTCTGGTTGGCGGCCTCACTGGGGGCGGACCTGGTCACGCTCGACAAGCGGCTGGCGGCCGCAAGTACCATGGATATCTGATGTCGCGAGCGCGCCTGGCCATCGTCGCTGGCCTTTACACCGTTCTCACGCTGATCATGATGTACCCGGTCAGCGTGAACCCGTCGGGTCTGAAACTGGGAGGTGGGGCCGATCCCAGTCTTTACGTGTGGACCATTGGATGGGGCGCGCACGCGCTGACGCACGCCCCGTGGGCGGCGTTCGACGCCAACATCTTTTTTCCCTACAAACACACGCTGGCGTTTTCTGAGAACGCCCTGGGAAGTGCGGCCCTCGCCATTCCCGTCATGTGGCTGACCGGCGACCCGCTCACATCCACAAACGTGGTTGCCATCGTTGCCGTGATGTTGTGTGCGTTCGGCGGCTATTTCCTGGGCCGCACACTCGGGCTCTCTCCAGCCGCGGCGTTTATTACCGGGCTGATCTTTGCGTTCGCACCGCCCCGATTTGCGCGCCTGGCCCAGATTCACCTGGCGGTGCACTGGGTGCCGTTTTGTCTCGCTTTCCTGCATCGGTATCTCAACGACGGCAGGCCCCGGCATCTGCACGCGGCGCTCGCCCTGTTTTCCCTGCAAGCGCTGACGAGTGGCCATGGTGCGGCGCTGCTGATTCTGGGCTCAGCGCTGATCATCGGATTTCGCCTGGCGTGGGGCATGCCCCTGGCTGTGGTCACCCGCGTGCGGGATGTCGGTCTGACCGGACTTCTTGTCCTCGTGCCGGCAGCCCTCATGTTCATCCCGTATTGGTTCGCGCGCCGGGAGGTGGGTCTTGAACGCGTGCTGGACGATGTGGGAGTGACCTGGTCGAGTTATCTCAGTTCACCTTCGCACGTGCACAAATGGCTGGTGTCGAACCTGCCCGATTGGACCTGGCTGCGGCAGGAGCCAGACGCCTTCCTGTTTCCGGGCGTGGTGCCCGTCATTCTGGCGGCGCTGGCCCTTTCGCGCCTCGTGTCTCGCGAGCGCTGGACGTACCTGGCCATGATCGTTGTCACCGCGTGGATGACCATCGGCCCTCCGTTCTCGATCTGGCGATGGATCTATTGGCTGCCTGGGCT from Acidobacteriota bacterium includes:
- a CDS encoding efflux RND transporter periplasmic adaptor subunit, producing MASLDYGIIGLYLCLIVWLGASFAKRQTSASEYFLIGRSVPWWAVCFTVVATETSTLTFIGIPAQTYAAGGNFTFLQLALGYIAGRFIVSAIFIPKYFARELMTSYEVLHERFGAPVRNLGSAMFLLTRSAADGIRLFATSAVVATLVGVPVWGAILVLGIAMIVYTFYGGASAVIWTDVIQMFVYLAGALIVFWFALAGVPGGLREVLDFGAASGRFVMFDLRLDFFRAYTFWAGLVGGVALTLATHGTDQFLVQRLLTARSRQQAQVGLSLSGILVFLQFGLFLFIGVTLATFYQHVAAPTLGRPDMLIPAFVRDYVPAGFAGFVVAAIVAAALSPSINSLAATTVNDFYLKYWKPKASDADMLRVAHRATVGWGMVQIGIALLATQLNQSVLDAGLAVLGLGAGPVLGAFLVAVMRRRVEAWPVALSMLVAWVTVWSVWAFTAVAWPWYAVTGASITVLLSLASTMVWPARRQLAALLVVGFALLGAAGCGSDPEPEAALTGAIQVTVEPARLNVLRRIVSARGAVTPMPDGDFTVHATETSTVVELPLAEGSPVKVGDIIARFEVPSRVAAIHAAELEIALVLTRADAARARVTQLTSLVAQGLAARVDLDTAQGDLARAQTELAAARQILASERVAEERATIRAKFDGVVATRWHYAGDTVLGTGTDPVIRIIDPTRVQITVDVLVQDLGQIVNGQTATVTPMGEMPMAASVTRVTAPSSPDAGTASVTLTLAPGITSPPAGTAVLAEILIASVPEALVVPTDAVLKVSGVSYVMVAGTDNRVMRRDVRVGLTTPQLTQILAGLTVGEFIITSALTEINEGDLVSFNKGSGQ
- a CDS encoding PAS domain S-box protein, translated to MDQQGKRGAPQARNLELAIALLVVGGALPAVGVSLWFLWQQGGPPEVKWTLSIVILVVWIASGSAARQMATRSLNVIANLLAALREGDYSIRGLSARSGSSMAMVMREVNDLGSTLQRQRTEAVESTVLLTHVMEEIAVAVFAFDPMHQLLLVNKAGERLFGKSQADLLGTPATGMGMDEYLTGEPRRLIDRAIGGRKGRYEVRRAAFYRDGRPHHLIVIADLSQALREEEQAAWQRIVRVLSHEINNSLTPIKSIAHSLRRIVDRAATGFERSDEVSQGLSLIEERSGALGRFLRAYAQLARLPKPQPKPLSVTELMMRIVELEKRLPVRVTSSPEIRLVADSDQLEQALINLVRNAVDASLETNGGVAVRWSVQGDWAEIAIDDDGKGLPDTSNLFVPFFTTKPNGSGIGLALSRQIAEAHGGTITLENRVGAIGCRAQLRLPMKT
- a CDS encoding RDD family protein, which encodes MNVRKLVTMAVLIVTAAVTTGAASPQATRSPRENPPTQRGQDPTNPTTRPQPDGAANDRFEREFGFRRRYWRPVLRIGQDYALRANEVVRDVTVVFGSAKIDGRVEGDLVVIFGPVTLSNTAVVEGSFVVVGGNATVQAGAIVRDEVMVIGAGLDVPENFIFGSGHFVIGTRALGAWMESVVPWVTYGFLWGRPIVASIGWVWNIVGLFLLVYLLINLVAHEPVTATASVLATRPLGSFMTGLLVLLLAGPVSALLAVSIIGIAVIPFALAALVVAGLVGRVGVLRAIGNTVMRPDEPASRSQGLRSFVIGFALVTLTYMVPLLGFVAWALFGVLGLGAAVLAFLTAWRREHPKVEKAPRFRKSAPLPTPPAEPAPSGGFAFAAPAAPVVTQAPAFDAGPTSMGDEPADSGGWQPTMDAGSGPAAAATMAGAAFASNLASFPRAAFLDRAAAFVVDVVLLLFVSEIFDRQSMYRDDDFLLPLMLLYFIGFWVWKGTTIGGIVANLRVVKTNGGELSFLEGLVRGLTSVLSFGALGIGVLWILRSDLVAADGQPARQAWHDLAAGTYVVKVPKGYPLP
- a CDS encoding sigma-54-dependent Fis family transcriptional regulator; translation: MSDSRLPITSGRVLVADDQSDVLNALKLLLGGEGYDVTTAPSPRDLVTALERADFDVALIDLNYTRDTTSGQEGFALLDRMKAIDPTLPVLVMTGWSSVAGAVEAMRRGARDYIEKPWDDEKLLVAVQTQLELRRALRRSRRLQEENERLHKRDLPTFIALAPAMRAVRDTIERVAPSDASVLITGEHGTGKEVVASLLHRLSHRSSKPLVTMNAGGLSEGVAESELFGHVKGAFTDARTDRIGCFELADEGTLFLDEIANMPSRLQPKLLRVLQTGEVQKVGSSRVIFVNVRVISATNADLPGEIAAGRFREDLLYRLNTVVIHLPPLRDRPEDIVPLAEHYLARYSDRYKRSFEGFDRSARQALETHLWPGNVRELGHAIERAVLMARSGAITAQDLGVQAVPGAAPTAGDDMTLEQSEKVFIQKVLAKHAGDVRKAAEQLGVSRSALYRRLQYFGL
- a CDS encoding sigma-70 family RNA polymerase sigma factor; this encodes MTDARVFEAFLLEYQDMVYATAFRLLGNAMEAEDVAQTVFMKAFEQFDQVGTSPSAPGWLKTVTTNACLNHLSRYRNRWRFFSELTSAEAHSVDSRTSGPQDSGAQDPGPWTLDPGPKDSGTPGLLDSDSSLDLALRRLPAHQRVPIVLFHFDDLTYQQIAERLNISLGKVKTDIHRGREALRAALAAANEGALR
- a CDS encoding Arc family DNA-binding protein; this encodes MAASVSLSIKDVPSDMAVALRERAAQNHRSIQGELMAILEEAVRPSRNRGFDPDRLIRMAAALGLKSSESSVDLIREMRDSR
- a CDS encoding type II toxin-antitoxin system VapC family toxin; this encodes MNRVVADASALAALTFQEPGVDEVKLRLMGAQVFAPRLLQFEMANVAWKRIRREPEDALATMTLLQAALGEGSGIEWMDVNVTDVVLIAQATGLTAYDASYLWLAASLGADLVTLDKRLAAASTMDI